Below is a genomic region from Zea mays cultivar B73 chromosome 9, Zm-B73-REFERENCE-NAM-5.0, whole genome shotgun sequence.
TCATATTTTTTGCAATCTTTTAAGCCTTTTTGGATAATTGAACCCAATATGAGCTAGCCCACCTTCATTCTTCTTTTTGGTTATTTTAACTTCTTACCAGTGGTAACATCATGTGAATTAATGTATTTTTATTGTCTGTAGATGCAAGTATACAACAACTTTTAGCATTGATGTATCTCATTTTAAACATGTTAGGACCTTTCTGTTTATTAACATCATTGCCTTATGCTGATAGACATGAGCCTGGTGATGCTTTTTTTGAGTTCATGTGTTATCCTAGTCTAGTATGATGCATATGCCCTTGCGAGCAACTTATAAAGATGGATCGATTTGTACCTGGTGTAAACTCATTTTTGGGGCTTAGTAAGGGGTCTTTTATAGGTATTTGGTGCCAACTCATATCTAGGTCATTTTGGTAAGGCAACAAATTCCTTATAAGGTTGTGGCCATCAGGTCGTGCATATGGTCGTGCAAAAAACTGTTTTGCACTGTAGATTGCACTATTTACAAAGTAGAGTTTGAAATAAGAGACGGGATGAGAAAGATTGCCGGAGATAGCCTAACAAGGCCTCAGAAATTAGCTACCTTTCAAATATGATTCCAATGTTCATGCGAAACTAGCATctttaggctatctccagcataGAGCGCAAATGGGCTTGCATGCGTTTTTTTCGCACTCACGTTCAACGATTCACCCTTCTAGCAGAGTGTGGATGTGAGGACCCGCAAAATGAGCGCTCATCCTCCCCTACCTCAAATCTATGGGTTTATCTCTCCGATGTTCTATATGCGCATACACATGCGCGCTCTGCTAGAAGTGTCCCTCTTTTTTTGCGCCCTCAAATTCACCTTCTGGACGACTACTTTGCGCATGCGCATGCAGTCGCTACTAGGGATAGCCTTGGTGACATCAACCACTAGTAATGTTTGCGGACATTGGAATGTAGTTGTTGGTGAACACAACATTGTTAGCATCAAGATCCTAGGTAGGGTGTATGATAGTGTTaggaatagtcccacattgtgtggtgagggtgagaaagcatgctttataaggttgagggtgcaacccaTAAAAAGCTAGCTTTTtggggagtgttggcccaagagacctaaagcctgctgctatacgtgcgggcgcgtgtgtcgcggcccaacagcctgggtgggcgcgccgtgtgtgcgggcggccccgacggacacgccatgtgtcggcggtccggttccaacaattggtatcagagccaggttgacccagtgcattctcagacaaatctcggctcacaatgtgtgagggggagattgttaggaatagtcccacattgtgtgGTGAGAGTGAGAAAGTATGGTTTATaaggttgagggtgcaacccctaataggctagctttttggggagtgttggcccaagagacctaaagactgctgctatacgtgcgggcgcgtgtgtcgtggcccgacagcctgggtgggcgcgccgtgtgtgcgggcggccccgacggacacgccatgtgtcggcggtccggttccaacTGATAGTGGTAGAATTGAATATGTTGGGATATGGTAGTTGAGTTGGTATGTTATATAGTTGAATGCTAGGAATTCTTTAATACTAACTGTGTTTTTGGTAATTTGTCCCATAATATTTTTCAATTTTGCTTGAATATGAAAAGCTCAtttttagcttggttgcttttaaCTAGATTTTAGACTCAATTTTTCAGATTTTGATGTCATGTCTACATGGTTACTTCTTACTCAATTCAAATTGGAACTCTTTTTTAGTTTGAGAACCATTATGTAGTATTTAGTTGTTTTTACATAATAATGATTGTTCCAACTTTTTTTGCATTCCTAATTCGATGATTCAAAGGTTGCCATGAGTAATATTGTGTAAAGCAGACCAAagatttttcaagttttagtacgcCCTCGACATCCTGGAGTGGGCTGGCATGTCTGGCTGCAAGGCCtactccacgcctgtcgacactcacgCGAAGCTCTCTGAAGACGACGGGCCCTCGGTCGCCGACGCGATGGCCTACTGGAGCCTCACCGACGCTCTCTAGTATCTGACCTTCTCTAGGCCCGACATTGCCTACGCCGTCTAGCTAGTGTGCCTTCACATGCACACCCACGAGAGCCCCATCTCAACGCTCTCAAGCAGATCCTTTGCTACCTCCGTGCCTCCATCGACTACAACCTACTACTTTGATCCTCCCaaacgtcggagctcgtggtctacattgacgctgactgggctgtcttcctcgacacgcgccggtccacctttACTTatgccgtgttcctgggcgccaacctcgtcttttGGGCCGCTaagcggcagcccgtcgtctctcacTACTTGGTTCACAGTCTTGTATACTATAGAGTATAGAACCTCACCTTGTGTTGGAATGGGGCGGTGGTTGGATTTGGACAACTTGAGTGAATTTTGGCTTGAGGCCACAGCAAACTCGGAGAaacttgttggcttgcttgtcttGACAAGTCAAAGTTAGGAGACAAAGGTTGGTTATGTGCATGACATAAGTTTAATCAATGGGTATCAAGGGGAATTTGAAGGGCGTACCCAGTGccgtaggcttcccgcactgtgcggggtctggggaagggtatctttaagcgccaagccttacccgcataatatgcaAAGGCTGGGGCTCGAACCCGGGACCTTCCGGTTACAGACGGTAGGCTCTACCGCTGCACCAGGCCCGCCCTTCTATCAAGGGGAATTTGAAAATGCCTAAAATTTACAATTGCTAGACTGTAAGGAATTGAGATGTAGGTGAGTTTTGAAAGCACACctaacttgcaattggggttttcaatccttagatatttattgGCATTTAGCTGACTTCATTAACACAAAGCTATAGACATTTTGACGCAGAATTGGATGCTTGGCTGTTGCATCTCTAAATTTTCCCTTTTGGAGTTTCCATGATCAAGAGCAATGTTGCCCCCACTTTGGCCTGCTTCAGCTTTTGTAAAAGCCAACTCATAGGGTTTCTTAGTTCAATCCTATCTTCTGCTTCCCGGCAATATTGCAGATAGTCGTAGTATTTAGCAGTACTTGCTCTTTTGCATATGGAGAAGATAAAGCGGAAGATGTTCTAAGGAGGCCTCCTTAAAAGATGTTTCTGTTGAATATTCATCATTACTCTTGTATTAAAACTATGTTATATGTGTTATGCAGGTTAAGTTTAAGATTGATAAAGATTGCCGTCCTCTCCCTGAGAGTAGTCTCAAGCAAGCCATCAAGGAAAATTACAGTGCAAAGAGCAAATTTGACCCAGAACTCACCACAAAACAGGTGAGTGTTTGGACTCATGCTACAAATATTATTTAAATACTGGTGCAGGGGTATCAAACATAATGCTAATTTGTATCCCATATAATACCATGAATATGTGATATTATGCAGGTCCAAAGGTTACTTTTGCTGTTTAAGCCTCTTAGTGCACCTCAATCTGTTCCAAATAATCACTTTGAAGAAAGGcgtcactatgaagaacaaagGAAGCCGTATTATCATTTTGAAGAAAGGCTTCCTCTGTTGCCTATTGAAGAAGTGCGTCAGCCACGGTTTGATGATGAAAGGCGCCCTGCAGTTAGACATGTTCCTCTTGAGGATCCATATAGGGCACAAGCACCACGCTTTGCTCCAGTTCCTGTTGAGTCTCAGCTTGGCCATTCGTTGGCTAGTGCTCAGGGTGATCATGGCAGATATTATCAACCACCAGCACTTGCGCCTGAGCCTCGACACATTCCTCTTGTTCTAGAGCCTCGCTATGTTCCGCCAGCCCATGTGCCTACTGTGCCAGAGCTTCAACATGTCCCAGCTGCATATTATCGCACTTCGGCTCCATCTGGTGATTCATACTATCGGCCTGTTGATAATCTGGTGCCTGAGGGGTAAGTTGTGAAAACTTGCTCTCCTTTTGTTTCAGCTTGCATACACCGTATTGTTCTATCAGTTATTATTCGGTTGTCAATGTATCATCTACATTATATGATGATACTTGCACAAATGGGTCTCATCTCATGGTGTGTTGGAAATGAGGGCTTCAAAATTTTTACATGGTGTTATGGTTTACAAAAACACATTGTATATGTTTGACTAGAAGTATACGACTTGCCGTTGACTAATTGGAATTCTTTACTTTTCAGGTATGCAGACAGAATTGTGGCAAACATAACCGCTAGAGATCCAATCATTAGTGATCACACAGCACTGCCAGTGGAAGCCTCTGCTCGACCAGACCGCTTGGATGATCTCTACCGGATTCGTGGTGCTCATGTGGAGGAGCTGTACCGTCCACGGGAAATTGCTGATCGTGCGGGGATCACTGCTAGAGCAGATCGTGTGGAGGAACTCTACCGTTATGATCGACTTGCTAACCGTGCTGTGGACCCCCCTCATTCAGCCTACCTTACAACTGCTTACGAGAATAACCCTGCTTATGCTGAAACAAGCGTTAGGCCTATCTCAGCAAGGGTTGGTGGCTCCGGTGCGCCAGTTTCGTCACTCTATTCGTTTTCTGGTGGTCCAGTATATCGGTGATGAGTGATCATGGCTAGCTCTGTTGAAAAGCCTTAGCCAGACTAAGAAGACATGATGTTCGTCTCTATAACTGCAACTGCCGTTTTACCTTGGCTTCGACTCTGTATTTTCTTAAATATCCTTCACTGGATGAATGGTACTCTTCGTTATCAAGAAGACCTGCTGGTCTATGCTGTTGAATTATGTATTTATGCTGCTGCATCTCTCTTGCTATGCTTGAAGCTCGTTTCATTTTGTGAATGGAGGTTTACATATTGCCATGCTTCATGCACCGCGTCTGTTTACTGGTTGGTGTAAGTGTGCATATTGGGGATTATAAtctgtccagattatataatccaacaaaaTTTGAACTTTAAAATCTGTTGGACATCAGATTATAATTCTAAACAAATACTCCTGAAGCCAAGACGTCTAATTTGAAATATTAGCACCTGTACGTAGCTGCAACAGATTGAAACAGTCAGACGGTAGACCCTCTGTTGTCTTGTTTCAGTACATTTTCTTGCAATATTTAACTACGCCATTGCTGACCAACGGTGAGCACCAGGAGAACGAGCACGTAGGTCAAGAGACGAGGGCCGGGCCATCTGGTCAAGCGCTCAAGCCTTCCGGTCGCCGTACGGGTCTAGAATGGATGGCTTTTGGATATTTCATTTCCTTTTCCAGGTCGCCTTTCTACAGTATGATTAGATTAATCCATGTGTGTTCCGTTTCTATCCCCCCATATTTCACCAAATTCAGCTCCCAGCCTCCTCGAAGACTTCTGATTTATAAAAACAAACACAGAACACCGGGCGGGACTATTTTTCAACATACGAAGCGATGCAATTATTTTCTGAACACGTACAGAAGTTGACCAGTATGCACAGCACTGATTCGCACTCACTACTATATCTGCGTCTactttatttttatttattttttaaaaaaggGAACAAGGTATGCATCTCGTGCTGGCAAAAAAATCCAACGCGCAAACTGAAGCCCGTATGCCAAATAGTATACAATTGTACTTACACTAGTATGTATCAAAGTATTTCGTATCCAAAGATATCCATGCAGCTGCACAGAGAATTCTGGATCTGTttcgttcagcttttttctgaccagcttttctgagaatctagcTGTAGGAAGAATCTgactgtgtagagaatctgagtatcattagaaTTATGCGCGGAGGAAGATAAAGGTGTCCATAGGACTCAGGatgtagaaagtgacggattcctactattgcaacgactcaaccgattatgtgtttatgttgattttgaatgattTTTACCTAAACGAATTTTgtagaagctgactgaaaagctaAGCGTTTGACAattcgcagcagcttttggtagtCACAGGCTCCAAAAAGCCCAAACAAACAAGCTAGCTTGACGAAAGAATGTTCAAGTGCCTAGAGACGGAAGTTTTGCGAAAACAAGGTGGCCGAGTCGGTCTTCACGAACTAAAAAAAACGAATGTTCAGAATACGCCCAACCGTCATTCTGTAGCTCTGTCATGTACTCTTTTTTTCCCTAAGAAAGATTTCCTATTAAAAAACGTGTTTTTTTTCATAAAAATAGTTTTAAAAAGTACATCTAGTGCAACGAGAACTTTATGAAACTCCAAGTCTTCCTACCATTACATTTCTTTTTTTCGTATGTATGCTATTTATTAGTGGCAATATTTTACTAGCAGATAGCCTGTTCGTTTAACTTTAATCCGTACCGATTTCTACGGGTTTTATAGTATTTTTATCTAAATTGATGCTGCAACAGTTCAAACATCCGAACTTTAATTTAATTTTATCTTTTTTTGCAAAGAAGATTTACACATTTTTATATAAGTTCCAACAGCAGGTTTAAACTTTTTTTTTTCTTCCTCAGGAATATTTTGCGAAGCGACGCATGTGCATCCCCTGGCCCGTGGGTCGTGCAGACTGCAGAGAATCCGTTCTCAAATCCTGCAATCCTGTGTGCCCAGCACAGGTTCCATTTTCTTATCGCTGCTAGGGTTAGACCTTGTATCAGCACTTCAGCAGCGACCACTTCAACCGCCCAGCTCCATTGACCACCACCAGCATGCAGGTAGCAGCAGCAACGGACTACTAACTTTATTCCAAATTAAGTATACTTATAATACTTACATTTTTAAATAGTTTTTTTTGCTACTTTCTTTACTTGTACAATGTAATCGTTACATGTTGAGATATTTTTTTAATGAAGTAAACATATAGTTTTTAGATAATATTGACCGCCTTTTAAAAGTATGACATCTTGGTGAAACCAGCAGCCAAGCACGAGTGCGGCTCCGGTCCGCCGAAAAGACGCTTCCGAAATAGTCAAAACAGGCAAACAGCAACGCGCAGAGGCGTGCGGTGTGCGCGACTAGCCTTCAGCCTTCTCCAGTTCTCTCCTCctcgtccccccccccccccctcacgCCTGGACGGAACTGAAGCCAGCCAGCCTGCCCAGCCAAGGTGACCGGAGACAAGTAAAAATCTCGCCGGTCTTCTCACAGACCACAAACATTGCGCTTGCTGCCCAGCTATAAGTACTCGCCGGACTAGGCGGCCAACTCATCCCATCCCATTTCATCCATCTCGGAGCAGAGGCAACGCAATCCGGCAAAAAGGCGCTTCTTTCTTGCCCTGTTCGGGACAGGACACAGAcacagagccaggagaaggaaccGCCGGAGGCTAAGCTTCTTCGTCGTCTTTCCTGGTAAGAACGAGATCCGCCCTGATTCGTCGCGTTCTCCTCTGCGAATTGCTTTCGCGAGGTCACTGGCATGGGGAATCCTCTGCGCATTTGCGGCGTATCTCCTGTTAGCGTTCGCCTCTTCGGTCGTAATGCGATGACATTGCGGTCGATTGGGTTCAAGATTCGTCTGTTCTATCATTCGTTTAGCTAGCCTAATCAGCCGCTGGCTAACGTCTCGGTGCTCGCGCGCCTGCTGACGGTCGCAGGGCGCGCTCAAGTGGCGATGGCATTTGCGGTCTCCGACGAGCTGCTGGGCACCTTCGTGCCGATTGCGGTGTACTGGCTCTACTCGGGGCTCTACGTCGTCCTGGACGGGCTCGGGATGGACGACTACAGGCTCCATCCCAAGGGGGAGGAGGAGGCCAAGAACATCGTTTCCAGGTCGACGGTCGTCAGGGGCGTCCTTGTTCAGCAGGCGTTTCAAATCGCTGTCTCCCTTCTTCTCTTCACGGTAATCACTCTTTCCAACATCTAACTGCCAAAAAAAGTGTGTGATTAGTATTTGGTACTGGACTACTGGTATTTTGTTAGTTATTTTCTAGACGGTGAATTTGGTAAGTAGGCTGCTGTTTACAAAAGATGGTTTTGGTTTGTTTCAACAGCAAAGCAAGCAGTTGTGGATCCGAATCGATTGACCTTTTCACATATATCCTTTGCTTGATGAATTTCTTAGGTTTCTTGTATTTTTTGTCATGGTAATTGATGGAGGGAGAATCGGTAGATTCAGAAGGAATGGCTGAGATTAACTAAGGACCTGAACTTGTCTCGAGCTTAATTGTTCCTATTAAGTAGCTTCGTTTAATTTCACATCGGCACTTGGACTGTTACTTGGAGTGATTATAAAAGTAAACTGAGTTGATGGCATTGAAATTTACAAGCCACTAAAGTTTGACCTAGTGCACTGTATTTATTAATAACATTGTAGAACTTCCTCCTCCTAGTTTTGACCAACATTGGTTCTAGATGCTGCTTGTGGACTTGACTTTGAAATTTCACCTGTGAAAACTGGACTTACAACCATGAAATTTCCTGAAACTGCAGGTTCTTGGTGATGAGAATGGGGCTGTGAGGAAGCAACCTCCGGCTCTGGTATTGGCGTTGCAATTTATCGTTGCAATGTTTGTCATGGACACATGGCAGTATTTCATGCACAgatacatgcacatcaacaagtTCTTGTACAAGCACGTCCACTCTAAGCACCACACTCTTGTCGTCCCCTACGCTTTTGGAGCTCTGTACAACCACCCCCTGGAGGGACTCATCCTGGACACCATCGGTGGCGCGCTCTCGTTCCTCATCTCTGGCATGACCCCAAGGACTGGCATATTCTTCTTCTCGTTCGCGACCATCAAGACCGTCGACGACCACTGTGGTCTGTGGCTTCCTGGGAACATCCTCCATGTATTCTTCAGCAACAACAGCGCTTACCATGACATCCACCATCAGCTCTACGGCAACAAGTACAACTTCTCTCAGCCCTTCTTTGTCATGTGGGACAAGATCCTTGGAACATACATGCCTTACACTCTGGAGACCCGCAAGGGAGGTGGTCTCGAGGCGCGCCCGGTTAAGCTCAACCAAGCACAGCAGACCAAGGCTGATTGAGCAGTGTGGTTTCTCCTGTTTATCTACTACTTCCCCTGATTTTTTCCCCTTCTGACTGCATTTGTACTGTAGAAGTATTTCCTGTCCATATAGTAAAATCATTTAGGCAAATGCCATGTTGTACCCAACAGATATAGCAAATAAAACATCTTGTTAATGGAGATCCATTGATGTTTGTTTCCTCTGGGTTGCATCTGTGTGTGACAAGGAGAGCTGATATTGGCAGCGTATGCAACAGCGAGCTGGCCATCACACTCTGGATGCTGATGCTTTGCGGTTTTAGAATTTGAAAGGGAGCAGTGAGCTGTGCCTACGGTCCTGGCTGTCGGTTGGACAGTGCCAGCCTGAAACATGGTTCTGGCTGCTGTCCAGCATCTGGTGACCATGAAGTGATGGGCACCAAGCAGCATTTACCCACAGAGGAATGTAGTCTTCAGTGTACACTGAATGATCTGTAGCAAATAAAGCAATCACAAGTCACATTGTCACAATCACTTGGAGAATAAAGATTTATCATGAGATTCAGTCATGCCACAAAGTGGTGCCTAGTTCCCGTTGTTGAGGCGACCACAGAGGTCCTTAGAGCCTCTTTCAACTACCCTCTTTCCTAAGTGACCACAAATATCAAGCTAGGATTTCCACTAGAATAaaagggtaatacaaactttctgggCGTCTTTTGCAAGCATGAATCAAGGGCATCATCTGGCAAAACCTAGCCAGCTAGGGTTCCAAGAACCAAAGAGTAATGGAATAAAAATCAATTCACCAATGGGTGCCACAATTGCTCAAGAGATAGATCTTACCTCTAGAGTCGAATTCAATGAAGAGCTCACTCAAATCTCACTCACAAAGATGGGGATCTAAGTAAGAGTGGGATATTCTGGGagtttgagagagagagagagagagagagagagagagagagcatgtcCTCAAGTTGGCAAGAGAGTGAATGAATAAGTGAGAGAGGTGTTGGCCACCCAAATGTCAGCCAAGCCTCTGTTGATAGTTGGAGCATGGTGATACCCCCTCCCCCACCGCACCAGAAATTCTAGCCATCTGGCCTAGAATTCCTAGGGCGGGGTGGCGGTTCTTACGCAAACAATCAAACGGAGGATAAAAACCCTAATTGTGAATAATAGACTCAAACTTTTGCATAGAAGGGAGGGAAATTCTGGTTGAACTATAGTTTCCAACAGAGACAAGATGCTCGGCAATTTCTCGGGTTAGCTTAGAAATGCCAAGTAATTTTTTAGTTGGGGGAAAAGAAAATTTTGGTGGGGAAGGAAAATAGGACAACATCAAAAAAAGGTATGATTTTTGTGGGGTGTCTAAGAAATTTGTGAAGATCAATTCAGCACTTATGACACCTCTGGTAATGAGATTTCTATCCACCTTTGTACTATGACATCTTATAACTTAAGTGAAGTTTAAATAAATTTGAAGTAAATGACTTTTCTTTCATTCGAGGATGACACCATAGCTTCCTTTGAACTAATATTGAGGAGTCTCATATTTCATATGTATTTTCACATAAGATATCACTAAAAAATCTCACGAAATATCGTTAGTTTTTTATatgcatcatcatcatcattaccatcatctatttatagaaaTCAACAAATAGAATTGATGTACCTACATAGAACATATTCGAAGAAACAATTTATGTACGCATATATTCAATTTCTATTGCTTACGTATGGTTCCTGCTCTAAGCCGCCATGGATCGACATATGGTCATGTAGTCAAAGAGGTGCTTTGCTAACTCTAATCTATTAAATTTACTTGGTAGATAATTTGGGCCAGGGTATGGCATGATCATATCAACTTAGTTTTACGAAGAAAAGGTCCCTTTTTATTAGGGGAGGGTATTTTTTTACCATAAACCAAACCAAACCAAACCAAAACAAATCGAACTTAACTAATCTGAAATAACATTTTTTGGTAGTTTGATTCGTCTTTTGCATCTATGAAGTTCGATGTTTAGTATCTTAACGATTTTCACCATATACTGAACCGAAATACTAGACTTTACAATTTTGAAATTCGACTATTTAATTATATGATATAAATGTGTGCTGCAATGAAATTGTTCTCTACTTACTTCTATGTGATGTATGATATAtctctaaatcctcgtgtctatatattttttactttttaaaattgtgtgtaatctatcatgtaaacttcttgtatgagctgtgtcagtACCCTGGAAATGAGGTACccgttactacagtatgaaggtgcGGTGTCCATGCTGCTATATTTAGTCGCGTGACGAACAACAcatgaccccaccacgtggacggctccagggccgccacgtggccaagaAAGACAATATACTCCATGGtgtcaacagtgggtccggacccccacgtgaaagtgtcggacccctggatACACAGCCTGAACCTCCGGgcagggtccaggacctccacgaagTACAGACCGGACCCCCAAGACGGGTCCCGGACCTCCCTGTGTGGGGCCCAGGCCGCTCACAACAAGGTCCCAGAATTCTAAGAGAAGGAGTACCCAGACCTTAATCAAGGCTAGGCGGGGGTCCGGGGCCAACACGTGTTCGGACCATATTGCGTACGtccctgctccccgctcaggcggagacccgacgcTGCCACGTGGCCAGCCGcctgtgacgtaagccaacgggcggagtcggacgtaaggcctctgggccgcgcacaTTTATTACAGGTGAGGCGTGCCGCCTGtcaaactggcaggtgatgtgccgcctcagcattaaatacgCCCCGTCTACTCCACTGACAAGCGTTGTGCTGCCTCAACATTAAATGAGCCCTGTCTTCTCTGCTGACGGGAGgcgtccaggccatcctgcaggcggcgtgcccgtCCACTCCGGTGGCggacagtacgcccgtgctgcggcatacgctgtgctcatcatcactcgtacgtagccagggaagcttccgctgcacgccaatgctacgTAGACCGCGGATATCAGGGCAcaaggagattgcactggcgaccagcattagttgctccaagtattacatcggtTATGTCCCTggacccgcatgtcggggctcagcacccttgtacgtgccccccttcagctataaaaggggaggcacgcaacgttacaactcaagctcacttagacttagacacacttagacgctcacaagttcttacaagctctcaagctcaatacatcacacagtggagtagggtattacgctccggcggcctgaaccactctaaacccttgtgtgttc
It encodes:
- the LOC100282881 gene encoding protein SUR2; translated protein: MAFAVSDELLGTFVPIAVYWLYSGLYVVLDGLGMDDYRLHPKGEEEAKNIVSRSTVVRGVLVQQAFQIAVSLLLFTVLGDENGAVRKQPPALVLALQFIVAMFVMDTWQYFMHRYMHINKFLYKHVHSKHHTLVVPYAFGALYNHPLEGLILDTIGGALSFLISGMTPRTGIFFFSFATIKTVDDHCGLWLPGNILHVFFSNNSAYHDIHHQLYGNKYNFSQPFFVMWDKILGTYMPYTLETRKGGGLEARPVKLNQAQQTKAD
- the LOC100276316 gene encoding uncharacterized protein LOC100276316 — protein: MVKKPNDVAKAAATSADAAARPSKANPSTPQSVKTSKFKKRKVKANRQKPAVAAAAVDDVAPVGAGTGDGDASASAVLPQPSNVAEASPVVQTPKSTTFVEASPVVQTQKTATDAEVPVHSPMPATAEASALSPKPKPKPAHANADAAAAISVSKGKGVGADNSGGDGRMKSRKERARSGKGKEVLGDGGSKGKGKGKGKKAVGKKEERGDHKVAGFIFMCNAKTKKECYQNRLFGMPGGKIGMVKKIRPGVKLFLYDFDLKLLYGVYKAASHGGLNLVQGAFSGKFPAQVKFKIDKDCRPLPESSLKQAIKENYSAKSKFDPELTTKQVQRLLLLFKPLSAPQSVPNNHFEERRHYEEQRKPYYHFEERLPLLPIEEVRQPRFDDERRPAVRHVPLEDPYRAQAPRFAPVPVESQLGHSLASAQGDHGRYYQPPALAPEPRHIPLVLEPRYVPPAHVPTVPELQHVPAAYYRTSAPSGDSYYRPVDNLVPEGYADRIVANITARDPIISDHTALPVEASARPDRLDDLYRIRGAHVEELYRPREIADRAGITARADRVEELYRYDRLANRAVDPPHSAYLTTAYENNPAYAETSVRPISARVGGSGAPVSSLYSFSGGPVYR